A portion of the Calothrix sp. 336/3 genome contains these proteins:
- a CDS encoding aminopeptidase P family protein — MLPLEIDNSLLETLRQRRQNLHRLVDFPVVLWSGGSTARNFPANIFPFRASSHFLYFTGLPLRNAAIRLQGGNLELFLDEAPASNALWYGETPSIEEIGAKIGAIAVYPMAELAQRVTDAATIAVQDAATWTLQSQLLNRWVLPQQPPQDIDWQLAKAIIQLRLTHDTGAIAELRKASEVTVAAHRAGMLAVRSSQGESQVRAAMEQVIMAHNMTTAYSSIVTVHGEVLHNDSYHHSLTPGNLLLADVGAETPGGWAADITRTFPVNGKFSPTQRAIYQVIWAAQQAAIAMVKPGIEYADVHREACLAIASGLVDLGILRGEAEDLVHKNLHALFFPHGIGHLLGLDVHDMEDLGDLAGYGEGRTRSDRFGLSYLRLNRPLEPGMLVTIEPGFYQVPAILNDPKVRSQYQYLVNWERLAEFADVRGIRIEDDVLVTSNGHEVLTAALPSQIDMVEELVQQG; from the coding sequence ATGTTGCCCTTAGAAATAGATAATTCGCTCCTGGAAACTCTGCGTCAGCGTCGTCAAAATTTACATAGATTAGTAGACTTTCCCGTAGTTTTATGGTCAGGGGGTAGTACTGCGCGTAATTTCCCTGCAAATATTTTTCCCTTCCGTGCTAGTAGCCATTTTCTTTACTTTACGGGGTTGCCTTTACGGAATGCAGCTATCCGTCTGCAAGGGGGAAATTTAGAATTATTCCTGGATGAAGCACCTGCGAGTAATGCTTTATGGTACGGAGAAACACCTTCCATAGAAGAAATAGGGGCAAAAATTGGTGCTATTGCTGTCTACCCCATGGCAGAATTAGCCCAAAGGGTGACAGATGCAGCCACGATCGCCGTCCAAGATGCTGCTACATGGACATTACAATCACAGTTACTAAATCGCTGGGTTTTACCGCAACAACCTCCCCAGGATATTGACTGGCAACTGGCAAAGGCAATTATTCAGCTACGGCTGACCCATGATACAGGTGCTATCGCAGAATTACGTAAAGCATCGGAGGTGACTGTGGCGGCACACAGAGCGGGAATGCTTGCTGTGAGGTCATCCCAGGGAGAATCCCAGGTGCGGGCAGCTATGGAGCAGGTAATTATGGCACATAACATGACCACTGCTTACAGTAGTATTGTCACTGTCCATGGGGAGGTGTTACATAATGATAGCTACCATCATTCCCTCACCCCTGGGAATTTATTATTGGCAGATGTGGGGGCAGAAACACCTGGAGGATGGGCAGCAGATATTACCCGAACTTTCCCCGTAAATGGGAAGTTTTCACCCACCCAAAGGGCAATTTATCAGGTAATTTGGGCAGCACAACAAGCCGCGATCGCCATGGTTAAACCCGGTATAGAATATGCAGATGTGCATCGGGAAGCTTGTCTGGCGATCGCCAGTGGTTTAGTTGATTTGGGAATTCTGCGGGGGGAAGCGGAGGATTTGGTGCATAAAAATCTCCATGCGTTATTTTTTCCCCACGGAATCGGACATTTACTCGGTTTAGATGTCCATGATATGGAAGATTTGGGGGATTTAGCTGGGTATGGTGAGGGAAGAACCCGTAGCGATCGCTTTGGTTTAAGTTATCTACGTCTTAACCGTCCCCTAGAACCGGGAATGTTAGTCACCATTGAACCGGGATTTTACCAAGTCCCCGCTATCCTCAATGACCCCAAAGTCCGCTCCCAGTACCAATATTTGGTGAATTGGGAACGTCTAGCAGAGTTTGCCGATGTCCGAGGAATCCGCATCGAAGATGATGTCCTAGTCACCAGTAATGGACATGAAGTGTTAACTGCTGCTCTCCCCAGTCAAATAGATATGGTAGAGGAGTTGGTACAGCAGGGTTAA
- a CDS encoding AAA family ATPase: MEFDYFRTQDNVPNNTNNRQGLLASGWRPLQREFDFGYFAELMSKDSRELSQKTFNLVSNLAETLGRNNYAWWANLLNLASENTRYEVEKYWNFITPEPIYPDYRYKEVIATETPIVQFVSRNSIPIEYVLNRLQEITVLRVLNLLAAPDIITQYYSEREFYFPVDRFLNWERLDVINTVYAYWSKHDIWLQIDPYDRGKRQYTLMAKNLTPLINKATYDLAVMLSGYQSRVGKVHSQFSIRSFPADIQSFTDNVQQAILDQQQLAVLVHGEPGTGKTAWTQAVAKEILVPLGYVIFILDHDAIANFVPPTYLEKICIIINEADNLAQNRSSEIAQSNNKTEHILSLLDGTLYQSVIDDSGIQINQRLVILMTCNTTERLDPAMLRKGRVDLMYEFIQKFV; the protein is encoded by the coding sequence ATGGAATTTGACTATTTTAGAACTCAAGACAACGTACCCAATAATACTAATAATCGCCAAGGTTTACTTGCCAGTGGTTGGCGACCTTTGCAGCGAGAATTTGATTTTGGTTATTTTGCCGAGTTAATGTCAAAGGATTCACGGGAATTAAGTCAAAAAACCTTCAATTTGGTGAGTAATTTGGCTGAAACCCTAGGGCGAAATAATTATGCATGGTGGGCAAACTTATTGAATTTAGCTTCAGAAAATACCCGCTATGAAGTAGAAAAATACTGGAATTTTATTACTCCAGAACCTATTTATCCTGATTACCGCTACAAAGAAGTTATTGCCACAGAAACACCCATTGTCCAATTTGTCAGTCGCAATAGTATTCCTATTGAATATGTTTTAAATAGACTACAAGAAATTACTGTTTTACGGGTTTTAAATTTGCTTGCTGCTCCAGATATTATTACTCAATACTATTCTGAGCGAGAGTTCTATTTCCCAGTAGATAGATTTCTGAATTGGGAACGCTTAGATGTGATTAATACTGTGTATGCTTACTGGTCAAAACATGATATTTGGCTGCAAATTGACCCCTATGACCGAGGTAAGCGACAATATACCTTAATGGCGAAAAATCTCACTCCCTTAATCAATAAAGCTACCTATGATTTAGCGGTGATGTTGAGTGGATATCAGAGTCGAGTTGGTAAGGTTCACAGTCAATTTTCAATTCGCAGTTTTCCCGCAGATATTCAGAGTTTTACTGATAACGTACAGCAAGCAATTCTTGATCAACAACAGTTAGCTGTGTTAGTTCATGGAGAACCGGGAACAGGTAAAACTGCGTGGACACAAGCGGTTGCTAAGGAAATTTTAGTCCCCCTGGGGTATGTAATTTTCATTCTCGACCATGACGCGATCGCCAACTTTGTTCCACCGACCTACTTAGAGAAAATCTGTATTATTATTAACGAAGCAGATAACCTGGCTCAAAACCGTTCCAGCGAAATTGCCCAGTCTAATAATAAAACCGAGCATATTCTCAGTTTACTGGATGGTACTTTATACCAGAGTGTAATAGATGATTCTGGTATTCAGATAAATCAACGTCTAGTAATTCTCATGACTTGCAACACCACGGAAAGACTCGACCCCGCAATGTTACGTAAGGGTCGGGTAGATTTGATGTATGAGTTTATCCAGAAGTTTGTTTAG
- a CDS encoding tetratricopeptide repeat protein, translating into MKFTSTSLVFLGMMTVFATTPQVNAQVVAPVVVAENNAIQLLNQGVKKADAGDFASAIADFTAAIQLNPRYSLAYYNRGLTYYDQGNYKAALEDYNQAIQINQNWGKITIFSAYLNRGNILDDMGDSKGAIADYNQGIKMQPRDSLIYYNRGLAYYNLGDKKSALADYTKAIKLNNWTDSGAYIAYLNRGNIYSEMDNTEAALADYTQAIRFKPDYALAYKNRGVLYLDMGEQQLGMQDLQKSAEFYQQQGNRKKYEQVLQILKETQK; encoded by the coding sequence ATGAAATTTACCTCTACTTCCCTTGTCTTTTTGGGTATGATGACTGTCTTTGCGACAACTCCTCAAGTGAATGCTCAAGTAGTTGCACCAGTGGTGGTTGCGGAAAATAACGCCATACAACTGCTCAATCAAGGTGTCAAAAAAGCTGATGCGGGAGATTTTGCCAGTGCGATCGCCGATTTTACCGCCGCAATTCAGTTAAATCCTCGCTATTCCCTAGCATACTACAACCGAGGCTTGACTTACTATGACCAAGGAAACTACAAAGCAGCGCTAGAAGACTATAACCAAGCCATTCAAATTAACCAAAACTGGGGTAAAATCACTATTTTCAGCGCATACCTGAACCGGGGAAATATCCTGGATGATATGGGAGATAGTAAGGGGGCGATCGCGGACTATAATCAGGGGATTAAAATGCAGCCCCGTGACTCTTTAATTTATTACAATCGTGGTCTAGCTTATTATAATCTTGGAGATAAAAAATCTGCCCTGGCTGATTACACAAAAGCCATTAAATTAAATAATTGGACAGATAGCGGAGCTTATATTGCCTATCTGAATCGTGGTAATATTTACTCAGAAATGGATAATACGGAAGCCGCTTTAGCAGATTATACTCAAGCAATTCGTTTCAAGCCAGATTACGCTTTAGCCTATAAAAATCGCGGTGTTCTCTATTTAGATATGGGAGAACAACAGTTGGGAATGCAAGATTTACAAAAATCTGCTGAGTTCTATCAACAACAAGGTAATCGGAAAAAATACGAGCAAGTGTTACAGATTCTCAAGGAAACTCAGAAGTAA
- a CDS encoding phosphate/phosphite/phosphonate ABC transporter substrate-binding protein, translating into MVSRPWLTLKISLLVSILTIGCTTSETNNISEKLTVGVISYGDGSVSLGKYERFKNHIAAATKSIVELEPAYNEQQALEQINHKKWDIVFAPPGLAAIAIGKELYIPLFSMEGVNNRQRAVIIVRDEQPLRKISDLSNKTIALGEIGSASGYYVPLYDLYGLTLKEIKFAPTPKTVLEWISNNTVDAGALSEKDFETYQREFSTTKLRVLHTSRWIPSGVVLLAPTVDRNRQQEIQKAMNDAPSDITSDSGYVPAAKIPNYDQFIKLVEKVRPLEGRVQKVPAILLKDATTPTPTPTPTQQSPTPI; encoded by the coding sequence ATGGTTTCTCGTCCCTGGTTGACTCTCAAAATTAGCTTGCTAGTTAGTATACTTACCATTGGTTGCACTACTTCCGAGACAAATAATATTTCCGAGAAGTTAACAGTGGGTGTGATCAGCTATGGTGACGGAAGTGTTTCCCTGGGTAAATACGAACGCTTCAAAAATCATATTGCTGCTGCCACAAAATCCATTGTCGAACTTGAACCAGCCTATAATGAGCAACAAGCTTTAGAGCAAATTAATCATAAAAAATGGGATATCGTTTTTGCTCCTCCCGGTTTAGCAGCGATCGCCATTGGCAAAGAACTTTACATTCCCCTATTTTCCATGGAAGGCGTTAATAATCGTCAACGTGCTGTGATTATTGTACGTGATGAGCAACCATTGCGAAAAATTAGCGACCTGAGCAATAAAACCATCGCCCTGGGTGAAATTGGTTCCGCCTCCGGTTATTATGTACCCTTATATGACCTCTATGGTTTAACCCTCAAGGAAATTAAGTTTGCACCTACTCCCAAAACTGTCTTGGAATGGATTAGCAATAACACCGTGGATGCTGGTGCATTATCAGAAAAGGATTTTGAAACCTATCAACGAGAGTTTTCAACAACGAAGTTAAGAGTTTTACATACGAGTCGGTGGATTCCCTCTGGTGTGGTTCTCCTTGCACCCACAGTTGATCGCAATCGTCAGCAGGAAATCCAAAAAGCGATGAATGATGCACCCAGTGATATTACGAGCGATTCTGGTTATGTTCCAGCTGCAAAAATTCCTAACTACGACCAGTTTATCAAGTTAGTTGAAAAAGTTAGACCCCTAGAAGGAAGAGTACAAAAAGTACCAGCAATATTATTGAAGGATGCTACCACACCGACACCGACACCGACACCGACTCAGCAGTCTCCCACTCCGATATAA